The Helianthus annuus cultivar XRQ/B chromosome 16, HanXRQr2.0-SUNRISE, whole genome shotgun sequence genome includes a window with the following:
- the LOC110917782 gene encoding ribulose bisphosphate carboxylase small chain 4, chloroplastic-like, translating into MASLSSSTMVTAAVPTQATMVAPFTGLRSTAAFPGTKKAENDFSSLPSNGGRVQCMKVWPPLGLKKYETLSYLPTLTEAQLAKEVDYLLRNKWVPCLEFELEHGFVYRENHRSPAYYDGRYWTMWKLPMFGCTDSAQVLKELNECKKEYPSAWIRIIGFDNVRQVQCISFIASKPDGY; encoded by the coding sequence ATGGCTTCACTTTCCTCATCCACCATGGTCACCGCAGCCGTCCCAACTCAAGCCACCATGGTGGCTCCCTTCACCGGACTTAGGTCCACCGCCGCTTTCCCTGGCACCAAAAAGGCGGAAAACGACTTCTCTTCCCTCCCCAGCAATGGTGGAAGAGTGCAATGCATGAAGGTGTGGCCGCCACTCGGATTGAAGAAATACGAGACTCTTTCATACCTTCCAACTCTAACTGAGGCCCAGTTGGCTAAGGAAGTCGACTACCTTCTCCGCAACAAGTGGGTTCCTTGTTTGGAATTTGAGTTGGAACACGGGTTTGTCTACCGTGAGAACCATAGATCGCCAGCGTACTATGATGGCAGATACTGGACAATGTGGAAGTTGCCCATGTTTGGGTGCACTGATTCCGCCCAGGTGCTAAAAGAGCTTAACGAGTGCAAGAAGGAGTACCCAAGCGCATGGATCCGTATCATTGGATTTGACAACGTCCGTCAAGTCCAATGTATCAGTTTCATCGCATCTAAGCCTGATGGATATTAA
- the LOC110917781 gene encoding ribulose bisphosphate carboxylase small chain 4, chloroplastic-like → MASLSSPTMATAAVPTQATMVAPFTGLRSTAAFPSTKKAENDFSSLPSNGGRVQCMKVWPPLGLKKYETLSYLPTLTEAQLAKEVDYLLRNKWVPCLEFELEHGFVYRENHRSPGYYDGRYWTMWKLPMFGCTDSAQVLKELNECKKEYPSAWIRIIGFDNVRQVQCISFIASKPDGY, encoded by the coding sequence ATGGCTTCACTTTCCTCACCCACCATGGCCACCGCAGCCGTCCCAACTCAAGCCACCATGGTGGCTCCCTTCACCGGACTTAGGTCCACCGCGGCTTTCCCTAGCACCAAAAAGGCTGAAAACGACTTCTCTTCCCTCCCCAGCAATGGTGGAAGAGTGCAATGCATGAAGGTGTGGCCACCACTCGGATTGAAGAAATACGAGACTCTTTCATACCTTCCAACTCTAACTGAGGCCCAGTTGGCTAAGGAAGTCGACTACCTTCTCCGCAACAAGTGGGTTCCTTGTTTGGAATTTGAATTGGAACACGGGTTTGTCTACCGTGAGAACCATAGATCGCCAGGGTACTATGATGGCAGATACTGGACAATGTGGAAGTTGCCCATGTTTGGGTGCACGGATTCCGCCCAGGTGCTAAAAGAGCTAAACGAGTGCAAGAAGGAGTACCCAAGCGCATGGATCCGTATCATTGGATTTGACAACGTCCGTCAAGTCCAATGTATCAGTTTCATCGCATCTAAGCCTGATGGATATTAA
- the LOC110917772 gene encoding ribulose bisphosphate carboxylase small chain 4, chloroplastic-like encodes MASLSSPTMATAAVPTQATMVAPFTGLRSTAAFPSTKKAENDFSSLPSNGGRVQCMKVWPPLGLKKYETLSYLPTLTEAQLAKEVDYLLRNKWVPCLEFELEHGFVYRENHRSPGYYDGRYWTMWKLPMFGCTDSAQVLKELNECKKEYPSAWIRIIGFDNVRQVQCISFIASKPDGF; translated from the coding sequence ATGGCTTCACTTTCCTCACCCACCATGGCCACCGCAGCCGTCCCAACTCAAGCCACCATGGTGGCTCCCTTCACCGGACTTAGGTCCACTGCGGCTTTCCCTAGCACCAAAAAGGCTGAAAACGACTTCTCTTCCCTCCCCAGCAATGGTGGAAGAGTGCAATGCATGAAGGTGTGGCCGCCACTCGGATTGAAGAAATACGAGACTCTTTCATACCTTCCAACTCTAACTGAGGCCCAGTTGGCTAAGGAAGTCGACTACCTTCTCCGCAACAAGTGGGTTCCTTGTTTGGAATTTGAGTTGGAACACGGGTTTGTCTACCGTGAGAACCATAGATCGCCAGGGTACTATGATGGCAGATACTGGACAATGTGGAAGTTGCCCATGTTTGGGTGCACTGATTCCGCCCAGGTGCTAAAAGAGCTAAACGAGTGCAAGAAGGAGTACCCAAGCGCATGGATCCGTATCATTGGATTTGACAACGTCCGTCAAGTCCAATGTATCAGTTTCATCGCATCTAAGCCAGATGGATTCTAA